The following coding sequences lie in one Streptomyces xiamenensis genomic window:
- a CDS encoding DUF4291 domain-containing protein produces the protein MTTPTYEIRAQHTATTVTVYQAYAPAIGLPAAREGRFPATWKRDRMTWIKPSFLWMMYRCGWGTKNDQETVLAVEITREGFEWALEHACLSHYASGIHPDHATWKRQLRETPARVQWDPERDLRLNPLPHRSLQLGLTGEAAHRYADAWTVSITDVTDLAHTVHAHVRVGELDAARALLPEERPYPVPDGFLRHLRPELPVGPAPDRVPST, from the coding sequence GTGACCACACCCACGTACGAGATCCGCGCCCAGCACACCGCCACCACGGTCACCGTCTACCAGGCGTACGCACCGGCCATCGGCCTGCCCGCCGCCCGGGAGGGACGATTCCCCGCGACCTGGAAACGGGACCGGATGACGTGGATCAAACCGTCCTTCCTGTGGATGATGTACCGCTGCGGCTGGGGCACCAAGAACGATCAGGAGACCGTCCTCGCAGTCGAGATCACCCGCGAGGGCTTCGAGTGGGCGCTGGAGCACGCCTGCCTGTCCCACTACGCGTCCGGGATCCACCCCGACCACGCCACCTGGAAACGGCAGTTGCGCGAGACTCCGGCCCGGGTGCAGTGGGACCCCGAACGCGACCTGCGGCTGAACCCGTTGCCCCACCGTTCTCTGCAACTCGGCCTCACCGGCGAGGCCGCGCACCGTTACGCCGACGCGTGGACGGTCTCCATCACGGACGTCACCGACCTCGCGCACACCGTCCACGCCCACGTACGGGTCGGAGAGCTGGACGCGGCTCGCGCTCTGCTGCCCGAGGAACGTCCCTACCCCGTGCCCGACGGATTCCTGCGCCACCTCCGCCCCGAACTCCCGGTCGGCCCCGCCCCGGACCGCGTACCGAGCACCTGA
- a CDS encoding cation:proton antiporter, producing the protein MGGAFVAAAVLARLGSRIGLPTIPLFILAGILLGPNTPGFVLLDDPHDLEMLSALGLVLLLFYLGLEFHMDDLKTGGKKMAIAGGMYLALNVGAGLAFGFMMGWGTSEAFVFAGVLGISSSAIVTKILVDLGRIGNPETKPILGIIVVEDIFLALYLAALQPIISGADGFGETALQIGKAFAFLLLLALAARFGTKVIGKLFAIKDNELLVISFLGAAVLVAGISEKFGVADAIGAFMVGLILGSTASGSRIRDLVHPLRDAFAAIFFFAFGLSIDPGDMGSVIVPVLIAVVITVAMNLTAGIVAARIYGFGPQPTANVGTTLLARGEFALILATMAATAGLDPRLSPFIASYVLILAVVAPLVAGRSHWVARILPGGRAAKEEAERQPEEEHASAGR; encoded by the coding sequence ATGGGTGGCGCCTTCGTCGCCGCCGCGGTCCTGGCTCGCCTTGGCAGCCGCATCGGATTGCCGACCATCCCGCTGTTCATCCTCGCCGGAATACTTCTCGGACCCAATACCCCCGGCTTTGTCCTGCTCGACGACCCGCACGACCTGGAGATGCTCTCCGCCCTCGGGCTGGTTCTCCTGCTGTTCTACCTCGGCCTTGAGTTCCACATGGACGACCTCAAGACCGGTGGCAAGAAGATGGCCATCGCGGGTGGGATGTATCTCGCCCTGAACGTGGGCGCGGGTCTCGCCTTCGGTTTCATGATGGGCTGGGGCACCTCGGAGGCGTTCGTCTTCGCCGGTGTCCTCGGAATCTCCTCATCCGCGATTGTCACCAAGATCCTGGTGGACCTCGGGCGCATCGGTAACCCCGAGACCAAGCCGATCCTGGGCATCATCGTGGTGGAGGACATCTTCCTCGCCCTCTACCTGGCCGCCCTGCAGCCGATCATCTCCGGGGCCGACGGCTTCGGAGAGACCGCCCTGCAGATCGGCAAGGCCTTCGCCTTCCTGCTGCTGCTCGCCCTGGCCGCCCGGTTCGGCACCAAGGTCATCGGCAAGCTGTTCGCGATCAAGGACAACGAGCTGCTCGTCATCTCGTTCCTCGGTGCGGCCGTCCTGGTGGCGGGCATCTCCGAGAAGTTCGGGGTGGCCGACGCCATCGGTGCCTTCATGGTCGGTCTGATCCTCGGCAGCACCGCTTCGGGCAGCCGGATCCGCGATCTGGTGCATCCGCTGCGGGACGCCTTCGCCGCGATCTTCTTCTTCGCCTTCGGTCTGTCCATCGACCCGGGCGACATGGGATCCGTCATCGTCCCGGTGCTGATCGCCGTCGTGATCACCGTCGCGATGAACCTGACCGCTGGTATCGTCGCGGCCCGGATCTACGGGTTCGGACCGCAACCCACGGCCAATGTGGGCACCACCTTGCTCGCCAGAGGAGAGTTCGCCCTCATCCTCGCCACCATGGCCGCCACGGCCGGGCTCGATCCCCGGCTGTCGCCCTTCATCGCCAGCTATGTACTCATCCTGGCGGTGGTCGCACCCCTGGTGGCCGGCCGCTCCCACTGGGTGGCCCGGATCCTCCCCGGCGGCCGCGCGGCCAAGGAAGAGGCCGAGCGGCAACCCGAGGAAGAGCACGCGTCAGCGGGTCGCTGA
- a CDS encoding glycoside hydrolase family 9 protein has product MTSPRTHAAPARLLDGARGRPQDALGALPWSSHPPPIRGRTRAVSSAPSGRHRRRRLPVIAGVTALLAGSLVAVSATASADSSPHALQATGADEGPELIVNGDFSNGTAPWWWTPGSPAAVVDGQLCADVPGGTLNAWDAIIGQDDLPLTEGETYALTYTATASAPVAIRSLVQLAEEPWTTELAAVDPIGSDPEPVTHVFTAKSDNTAAQLAFQLGGHQQPYTFCLDDVSLRGGAEPPVYEPDTGSPVRVNQVGYLTEGPKRGTLVSDATSPLSWSLRDADGTERATGSTTPVGVDPTSEQHVHTFDLGAFAEPGEGYTVAVDGEVSEPFAIGDDLYSTLRTDALAYFYHNRSGIEIEAQYVGEQYARPAGHLNEGANQGDFEVPCRPGQCDYTLDAHGGWYDAGDHGKYVVNGGISVAQLMSSYERTLTADGADGDALGDGTLAIPEQGNGVPDILDEARWQLEFLLRMQVPAGEPLAGMAHHKLHDREWTGLPLRPDQDPQPRELAPPSTAATLNLAAAAAQCARLYAPYDAEFADRCASTATTAWQAALANPERYAPPTDGQGGGAYEDSDVRDEFYWAAAELFVTTGEDSYRQALLGSELHGDVDAVFPRNGLSWQSTAGLGALSLATVDSELPAAELAAVRALLIEAADGFAADSAGSAYGVPYDSPDGGGYFWGSNSQVLNNMVVLGTAYDLAGDPAHRDALLRGFDYLLGANPLNLSYVTGYGERYAQNQHHRFWANQLNPALPNPPPGSVAGGPNQELQDPVAEERLAGCAPAMCYIDHIESYATNEVTINWNAPLAWVASFADDLTG; this is encoded by the coding sequence ATGACGTCCCCCCGGACGCATGCGGCGCCCGCGCGACTCCTTGACGGGGCACGGGGTCGCCCCCAGGATGCATTGGGAGCGCTCCCATGGAGCTCCCACCCCCCACCCATCCGTGGAAGGACAAGAGCCGTGTCCTCAGCACCTTCCGGACGCCATCGCAGACGCCGGCTGCCCGTCATCGCCGGTGTCACCGCCCTGCTCGCCGGTTCGCTGGTCGCCGTCTCGGCCACCGCCAGCGCCGACAGCAGCCCCCACGCCCTCCAGGCCACCGGCGCCGACGAGGGACCCGAACTCATCGTCAACGGCGACTTCTCGAACGGCACCGCCCCCTGGTGGTGGACCCCGGGAAGCCCCGCCGCCGTCGTCGACGGACAGCTGTGCGCCGACGTGCCCGGCGGCACCCTGAACGCCTGGGACGCCATCATCGGGCAGGACGATCTTCCGCTCACCGAGGGCGAGACGTACGCCCTCACCTACACCGCGACCGCCTCCGCCCCGGTCGCCATCCGCAGCCTCGTCCAACTGGCCGAGGAGCCCTGGACCACCGAGCTGGCCGCCGTGGACCCCATCGGGTCCGACCCCGAGCCGGTCACCCACGTCTTCACGGCCAAGAGCGACAACACCGCCGCCCAGCTGGCCTTCCAACTCGGCGGTCACCAGCAGCCGTACACCTTCTGTCTGGACGACGTCTCGCTGCGCGGCGGCGCCGAACCCCCCGTGTACGAGCCGGACACCGGATCGCCGGTGCGCGTCAACCAGGTCGGCTACCTCACCGAAGGGCCCAAGCGGGGCACCCTGGTCAGCGACGCCACCTCACCCCTGAGCTGGTCACTGCGCGACGCGGACGGCACGGAGCGGGCCACCGGCAGCACCACTCCCGTCGGCGTCGACCCCACCTCCGAGCAGCACGTCCACACCTTCGACCTGGGGGCGTTCGCCGAACCGGGGGAGGGGTACACGGTCGCGGTCGACGGGGAGGTGAGCGAGCCGTTCGCCATCGGCGACGACCTCTACTCGACGCTGCGCACCGACGCGCTGGCGTACTTCTACCACAACCGCAGTGGCATCGAGATCGAGGCGCAGTACGTCGGGGAGCAGTACGCCCGCCCTGCCGGGCACCTGAACGAGGGCGCCAACCAGGGTGACTTCGAGGTGCCCTGCCGCCCCGGGCAGTGCGACTACACCCTGGACGCGCACGGCGGCTGGTACGACGCGGGCGACCACGGCAAGTACGTCGTCAACGGCGGTATCTCGGTGGCCCAGCTGATGTCCTCCTACGAGCGCACCCTGACCGCCGACGGCGCCGACGGCGACGCGCTGGGGGACGGCACCCTCGCCATCCCCGAGCAGGGCAACGGTGTCCCGGACATTCTGGACGAGGCGCGCTGGCAGTTGGAGTTCCTGCTGCGGATGCAGGTCCCGGCCGGTGAGCCGCTGGCCGGCATGGCGCACCACAAGCTGCACGACCGCGAGTGGACCGGCCTTCCGCTGCGTCCCGACCAGGACCCGCAGCCGCGCGAGCTGGCCCCGCCGTCCACCGCCGCCACGCTCAACCTGGCGGCAGCGGCGGCGCAGTGTGCCCGGCTGTACGCGCCCTACGACGCGGAGTTCGCCGACCGCTGCGCGAGCACGGCCACCACGGCCTGGCAGGCGGCGCTGGCGAACCCGGAGCGGTACGCCCCCCCGACCGACGGGCAGGGCGGTGGCGCGTACGAGGACTCCGACGTCCGGGACGAGTTCTACTGGGCGGCGGCCGAACTCTTCGTCACCACGGGCGAGGACAGCTACCGCCAGGCGCTGCTCGGCTCGGAGCTGCACGGTGACGTCGACGCGGTCTTCCCGCGCAACGGGCTCTCCTGGCAGTCCACGGCCGGTCTGGGCGCGCTGAGCCTGGCCACCGTGGACAGCGAGCTGCCGGCCGCCGAACTGGCGGCCGTGCGTGCTTTGCTGATCGAGGCGGCGGACGGGTTCGCGGCCGACTCGGCGGGCTCGGCGTACGGGGTGCCCTACGACTCGCCGGACGGCGGCGGTTACTTCTGGGGCTCCAACAGCCAGGTCCTCAACAACATGGTGGTGCTCGGCACCGCTTACGATCTGGCCGGCGATCCCGCCCACCGGGACGCGCTGCTGCGCGGCTTCGACTACCTGCTGGGCGCCAACCCGCTGAACCTGTCGTACGTCACCGGGTACGGCGAGCGGTACGCGCAGAACCAGCACCACCGGTTCTGGGCGAACCAGCTGAACCCCGCGCTCCCGAACCCGCCGCCCGGCAGCGTGGCCGGCGGCCCCAACCAGGAGCTCCAGGATCCGGTCGCGGAGGAGCGGCTGGCCGGCTGCGCCCCGGCGATGTGTTACATCGACCACATCGAGTCGTACGCGACCAACGAGGTCACCATCAACTGGAACGCCCCGCTGGCCTGGGTGGCGTCCTTCGCGGACGACCTGACCGGCTGA
- a CDS encoding ABC transporter permease, with product MNASTDTVVAPGYSPRRTLPLRVEAARQLRRRRTQVVAGILIALPFVVAIAFAIGGGRADRSAPSIMDVATVSGPNFAITCLFLSAGFLLVLPVALFCGDTVASEAGWSSLRYLLAAPVPRSRLLASKLTVALLFSAAAMVLLPLVALGVGTAAYGWGPLQLPTGGSIAAGESVGRIALITGYVFVSQLVTAALAFWLSTVTDAPLGAVGGAIGLTIVGNILDAITALGDWREFLPAHWAFAWLDALQPQLEWTGMLKGASVSVSFALVLFALAFRGFRTKDIVS from the coding sequence GTGAACGCCTCGACCGACACCGTTGTCGCCCCCGGCTACAGCCCCCGCCGCACCCTCCCGCTGCGGGTCGAGGCCGCCCGGCAACTGCGCCGCCGCCGCACCCAGGTGGTGGCGGGCATCCTGATCGCGCTGCCGTTCGTGGTGGCCATCGCCTTCGCCATCGGCGGCGGCCGTGCCGACCGTTCCGCGCCCAGCATCATGGACGTGGCGACCGTCTCCGGCCCCAACTTCGCCATCACCTGCCTCTTCCTGTCCGCCGGCTTCCTGCTGGTGCTGCCGGTGGCGCTGTTCTGCGGCGACACCGTCGCCTCGGAGGCCGGCTGGTCCTCCCTGCGCTATCTGCTGGCCGCGCCGGTGCCGCGTTCACGGCTGCTGGCCAGCAAGCTCACCGTGGCACTGCTGTTCAGCGCCGCCGCGATGGTGCTGCTGCCCCTGGTGGCGCTCGGCGTGGGAACGGCGGCGTACGGCTGGGGACCGCTCCAGCTGCCCACCGGCGGCAGCATCGCCGCGGGCGAATCGGTGGGCCGGATCGCGCTCATCACCGGCTATGTGTTCGTGAGCCAACTGGTCACCGCCGCGCTCGCGTTCTGGCTGTCCACGGTCACCGACGCCCCGCTGGGCGCGGTCGGCGGCGCCATCGGCCTCACCATCGTGGGCAACATCCTGGACGCCATCACGGCGCTCGGCGACTGGCGTGAATTCCTGCCCGCCCACTGGGCCTTCGCCTGGCTGGACGCTCTCCAGCCGCAACTGGAGTGGACCGGCATGCTCAAGGGCGCCTCGGTGTCGGTGTCCTTCGCGCTGGTGCTGTTCGCCCTCGCCTTCCGGGGCTTCCGCACCAAGGACATCGTCTCCTGA
- a CDS encoding helix-turn-helix domain-containing protein: MVAGPTGSTVPRRQLGRNLRELRSRARLTVRAAARKLEWSEAKMWRIETGQTPLRSLDVQAMCFVYGAPSDLTEALMGLAKETKARGWWHAYGDVIPEGFDVYVGLEEAATRLATYENEVVPGLLQTERYAREIIRVHLRGISEEELEGRVRLRVERQSLLTRVTDPPELRVALSEAVLRRPIGGDSVMVEQLAHLIYMSGLPHITVRVVPFVAGAHAGLVTGPFVILRFPLNADGNDSEPPTVYADGYTGGLYLDKPREVQQYEQAFEGTWETALDERASRVLIAEVAGSYGQG; this comes from the coding sequence ATGGTCGCAGGGCCCACTGGATCGACGGTGCCACGACGCCAACTCGGCCGGAATCTCAGAGAACTGCGGAGTCGGGCGCGGCTCACGGTGCGTGCGGCCGCTCGCAAGCTGGAGTGGTCCGAGGCCAAGATGTGGCGCATCGAGACCGGACAAACCCCACTGCGCAGTCTCGATGTTCAGGCCATGTGCTTCGTCTACGGCGCTCCATCGGATCTCACCGAGGCACTGATGGGGCTGGCCAAGGAGACCAAGGCGCGGGGATGGTGGCATGCCTACGGTGATGTGATCCCGGAGGGATTCGACGTGTACGTCGGACTCGAAGAGGCGGCGACGCGTCTCGCTACCTACGAGAACGAGGTCGTGCCGGGGCTGCTCCAGACGGAGCGTTACGCGCGCGAGATCATCCGCGTTCACCTTCGCGGGATAAGCGAGGAGGAGCTTGAAGGCCGGGTACGCCTGCGCGTCGAGCGACAGTCGTTGCTCACCCGGGTCACCGACCCACCGGAGCTGCGTGTCGCTCTCAGCGAGGCGGTACTCCGACGGCCCATCGGCGGGGACAGTGTGATGGTCGAGCAACTGGCCCATCTCATCTACATGTCCGGACTCCCACACATCACGGTGCGCGTGGTCCCGTTCGTGGCGGGAGCCCATGCGGGACTCGTCACGGGACCTTTCGTGATTCTGCGCTTCCCCCTCAACGCTGACGGGAACGACTCGGAGCCGCCGACCGTGTACGCGGATGGCTATACGGGAGGCTTGTATCTGGACAAGCCGAGGGAAGTACAGCAGTACGAGCAGGCGTTCGAGGGAACGTGGGAGACGGCGCTCGATGAGCGGGCGTCGAGAGTGCTGATCGCTGAGGTGGCAGGGAGCTATGGACAGGGTTGA
- a CDS encoding sporulation protein produces MVFKKLLGALGVGGPTVDTVLDGGPQGLAVLPGGALTGRVELRGGSAETDINHITLHLVARVEADGQGVGGRDAEGFVAFDQITVGGGFRLGQEEQRSIPFTVHLPWETPITELYGQPLGVVLGVRTELSVSGAKDKGDLDPMRVAPLPLQEKILEAFGTLGFGFRTADLELGHIPGTSQSLPFYQEIELNPSPQYAHVMREIEVTFLTTPAGVEVVLEADKRGGFFGQGGQDTLLRFGASHADAEQRDWTAEVASWIEQLATRQQQRGAMGYGGQQGGFQQGGYPQGGYQQGYPQGGYPGQQPQRSGPGMGGVVAGAAAGVAVGALGAYAIGEMMDGDDGGDVEAAEEDFGGDEE; encoded by the coding sequence ATGGTGTTCAAGAAGCTGCTCGGAGCCCTCGGAGTGGGTGGCCCCACGGTGGACACGGTCCTGGACGGCGGGCCGCAGGGCCTCGCCGTGCTGCCGGGCGGCGCCCTGACCGGACGGGTCGAACTGCGCGGCGGCTCCGCCGAGACGGACATCAACCACATCACCCTCCACCTCGTCGCCCGCGTCGAGGCCGACGGCCAGGGCGTCGGGGGCCGCGACGCCGAGGGCTTCGTCGCCTTCGACCAGATCACGGTCGGCGGCGGATTCCGTCTGGGCCAGGAAGAACAGCGCTCCATCCCCTTCACCGTCCATCTCCCGTGGGAGACCCCCATCACCGAGCTGTACGGGCAGCCGCTGGGTGTCGTCCTCGGCGTCCGTACCGAACTGTCCGTGTCAGGCGCCAAGGACAAGGGCGACCTCGACCCGATGCGGGTGGCCCCGCTGCCCCTCCAGGAGAAGATCCTGGAGGCCTTCGGCACCCTCGGCTTCGGCTTCCGCACCGCTGACCTGGAGCTGGGACACATTCCCGGCACCAGTCAGAGCCTGCCCTTCTACCAGGAGATCGAACTCAACCCGTCGCCCCAGTACGCGCACGTGATGCGCGAGATCGAGGTGACATTCCTCACCACCCCGGCCGGCGTCGAGGTCGTCCTGGAGGCCGACAAGCGCGGCGGCTTCTTCGGACAGGGCGGGCAGGACACCCTGCTGCGCTTCGGCGCCTCGCACGCGGACGCCGAGCAGCGTGACTGGACGGCCGAGGTGGCGTCCTGGATCGAGCAGTTGGCCACCCGCCAGCAGCAGCGCGGCGCGATGGGGTACGGCGGCCAGCAGGGCGGCTTCCAGCAAGGGGGTTACCCGCAGGGTGGCTACCAGCAGGGCTACCCGCAGGGCGGTTACCCGGGGCAGCAGCCGCAGCGCTCCGGGCCCGGGATGGGCGGGGTCGTCGCGGGTGCGGCGGCCGGTGTCGCGGTCGGCGCCCTCGGCGCCTACGCCATCGGCGAGATGATGGACGGCGACGACGGCGGAGACGTCGAAGCCGCCGAAGAGGACTTCGGCGGCGACGAGGAGTAA
- a CDS encoding alpha/beta fold hydrolase, translating into MTPPRPWRRGRLLAGAAALAAVLVGAGTWTVAAGDSGPQVHRQDRMAQMPDADGDSIGIDTSYFTSGDPGTPRPAVLLAHGFGGSKHDLRGQAEALARDGYAVLTWSARGFGDSGGQIGLNDPEAEVADVSRLIDWLAQQPEVQLDAEGDPRVGISGDSYGGAISLLAAGYDDRVDAIAPRITYWNLADALFPDGVFKKLWAGIFFATGASENGAPGCGNFAAELCAMYERVAVAGAPDDEATALLTERSPSAVADRIDVPALIVQGQHDSLFPLDHADAMAEAIEANGAPVAVDWTWAGHDGGVSESGRVQDRVTAWFDHYLKGEEGTDTGPAFRVTRISGIDTTNGDTNLRGAEADTYPGLHGDPRQVELSGEPQTFTNPAGGTPPSISAVPGLGSLSGLSTLGLGLALDFPGQTATFDSAPLTDTVRVTGSPGVRLHIASDAPEAVLFLKVYDVSPDGSTQSLPAQLVTPVRVSGTDGEGTTADLPLPAIDYPFEAGHRMRLVVSTTDLGYASPAAPAVHTVALAGDQALTVPTAPQATLLPATLTWWTWGLPLIAAAIAAALLLTGRRRTTAPPPAGAAPATAASGTPDGDAGDGDATADAATGTPAAPVPAPAKAADDAATGTPAGNEPAPLRITGLTKRYAGASDRYAVRDLGFSVERGQVLGLLGPNGAGKTTTLRMLMGLITPDAGEIRVFGQRITPGAPVLSRVGAFVEGAGFLPHLSGRANLDLYWRATGRPTADAHVAEALEIAGLGDALERAVRTYSQGMRQRLAIAQAMLGLPDLLILDEPTNGLDPPQIREMREVMIRYAEAGRTVIVSSHLLAEVEQTCTHLVVMDRGQLVQAGPVADITGTGNTVLATLARPVPDALTDKIADLPGVADVRPTDDGLLIRLDGMTSTELLPELVRLEVPVSAIGPHRRLEDAFLTLIGGAA; encoded by the coding sequence ATGACCCCTCCTAGGCCATGGCGGCGCGGGCGGCTGCTCGCGGGTGCCGCAGCCCTGGCCGCCGTCCTCGTCGGAGCCGGCACCTGGACCGTCGCCGCAGGGGACAGCGGGCCCCAGGTGCACCGCCAGGACCGGATGGCCCAGATGCCGGACGCGGACGGTGACTCCATAGGGATCGACACCTCCTACTTCACCTCCGGCGACCCGGGCACCCCCCGCCCCGCCGTCCTGCTGGCCCACGGCTTCGGCGGCAGCAAGCACGACCTGCGCGGCCAGGCCGAGGCACTCGCCCGCGACGGCTACGCGGTCCTCACCTGGTCCGCGCGCGGCTTCGGCGACTCCGGCGGGCAGATCGGCCTGAACGACCCCGAGGCCGAGGTCGCCGACGTCAGCCGCCTCATCGACTGGCTCGCCCAGCAGCCCGAGGTCCAGCTCGACGCCGAGGGCGACCCCCGGGTCGGCATCAGCGGCGACTCGTACGGCGGCGCCATCTCGCTGCTGGCCGCCGGGTACGACGACCGGGTCGACGCCATCGCGCCCCGCATCACCTACTGGAACCTCGCCGACGCGCTCTTCCCCGACGGCGTCTTCAAGAAGCTGTGGGCCGGGATCTTCTTCGCCACCGGCGCGAGCGAGAACGGCGCCCCCGGCTGCGGGAACTTCGCCGCCGAACTGTGCGCGATGTACGAACGCGTCGCCGTCGCCGGCGCCCCCGACGACGAGGCCACCGCGCTGCTCACCGAGCGCAGCCCCTCCGCCGTCGCCGACCGCATCGACGTCCCCGCCCTCATCGTGCAGGGCCAGCACGACTCACTCTTCCCCCTGGACCACGCCGACGCCATGGCCGAGGCCATCGAGGCCAACGGCGCCCCGGTCGCCGTCGACTGGACCTGGGCGGGACACGACGGCGGCGTCTCCGAGAGCGGCCGGGTCCAGGACCGCGTCACCGCCTGGTTCGACCACTACCTCAAGGGCGAGGAGGGCACCGACACCGGACCGGCCTTCCGGGTCACCCGCATCTCCGGCATCGACACCACCAACGGCGACACCAACCTGCGCGGCGCCGAGGCCGACACCTACCCCGGCCTGCACGGCGACCCGCGCCAGGTGGAGCTGAGCGGCGAGCCCCAGACCTTCACCAACCCGGCCGGCGGCACCCCGCCCTCGATCTCCGCCGTCCCCGGCCTCGGCTCGCTCAGCGGACTGTCCACCCTCGGCCTGGGCCTGGCCCTGGACTTCCCCGGCCAGACCGCGACCTTCGACTCCGCGCCGCTGACCGACACCGTCCGGGTCACCGGCTCGCCCGGCGTCCGCCTGCACATCGCCTCGGACGCCCCCGAGGCGGTGCTCTTCCTCAAGGTGTACGACGTCTCCCCGGACGGCAGCACCCAGTCGCTGCCCGCCCAGCTCGTCACCCCCGTGCGGGTGAGCGGCACCGACGGGGAGGGCACCACCGCCGACCTGCCGCTCCCCGCCATCGACTACCCCTTCGAAGCGGGCCACCGCATGCGGCTGGTGGTCTCCACCACCGACCTCGGCTACGCCTCCCCGGCCGCCCCCGCCGTCCACACCGTGGCCCTGGCCGGCGACCAGGCCCTGACCGTCCCCACCGCGCCGCAGGCCACCCTGCTGCCGGCCACCCTCACCTGGTGGACCTGGGGCCTGCCCCTGATCGCCGCGGCGATCGCCGCCGCCCTGCTGCTCACCGGCCGCCGCCGCACGACCGCGCCGCCGCCCGCCGGCGCGGCCCCGGCCACCGCGGCGAGCGGCACGCCGGACGGCGACGCCGGGGACGGCGACGCGACGGCGGACGCCGCGACCGGCACGCCCGCCGCACCGGTGCCCGCCCCCGCCAAGGCCGCCGACGACGCCGCGACCGGCACGCCCGCCGGCAACGAACCCGCACCGCTGCGCATCACCGGTCTCACCAAGCGCTACGCGGGCGCCAGCGACCGCTACGCCGTGCGCGACCTCGGCTTCTCGGTCGAACGCGGACAGGTCCTCGGCCTGCTCGGCCCCAACGGGGCGGGCAAGACCACCACCCTGCGCATGCTGATGGGCCTGATCACCCCCGACGCCGGGGAGATCCGGGTCTTCGGACAGCGCATCACCCCCGGCGCCCCGGTCCTCTCCCGGGTCGGCGCCTTCGTCGAGGGCGCCGGCTTCCTGCCCCATCTCTCCGGCCGCGCCAACCTCGACCTGTACTGGCGCGCCACCGGCCGCCCCACCGCCGACGCCCACGTGGCAGAGGCGCTGGAGATCGCCGGCCTCGGCGACGCCCTGGAACGGGCGGTGCGCACCTACTCGCAGGGCATGCGGCAACGGCTCGCCATCGCCCAGGCCATGCTCGGGCTGCCGGACCTGCTGATCCTCGACGAGCCCACCAACGGCCTGGACCCGCCGCAGATCCGCGAGATGCGCGAGGTGATGATCCGCTACGCGGAGGCCGGCCGCACCGTGATCGTCTCCAGCCACCTGCTGGCCGAGGTGGAACAGACCTGTACCCATCTGGTCGTCATGGACCGGGGACAGCTCGTCCAGGCGGGCCCCGTCGCCGACATCACTGGCACCGGGAACACCGTGCTGGCCACCCTCGCCCGCCCGGTGCCCGACGCCCTGACCGACAAGATCGCCGACCTGCCCGGCGTGGCCGACGTCCGGCCCACCGACGACGGTCTGCTCATCCGGCTGGACGGCATGACCTCCACCGAACTCCTTCCCGAACTCGTCCGGCTGGAGGTCCCGGTGTCGGCCATCGGCCCGCACCGCCGTCTCGAGGACGCCTTCCTCACCCTGATCGGAGGCGCGGCGTGA
- a CDS encoding DUF397 domain-containing protein, translated as MDRVDVRHAQWRKSSYSNGNGNCVEAAFLGGQVMARDSKHEGRGPVLIVRAGAWSAFVSGVADRVV; from the coding sequence ATGGACAGGGTTGATGTGCGACACGCGCAGTGGAGGAAATCCAGCTACAGCAACGGAAACGGGAACTGCGTGGAAGCGGCGTTCCTTGGTGGTCAGGTGATGGCGCGGGACAGCAAGCACGAAGGACGCGGCCCGGTTCTGATCGTCCGTGCCGGTGCCTGGTCGGCTTTCGTGTCCGGGGTCGCCGATCGCGTGGTCTGA